In Horticoccus luteus, the following proteins share a genomic window:
- a CDS encoding DUF4838 domain-containing protein yields MNSLNKLLCCLLAAISLGTTALRAKSEDPTIKINPSSCVIVVPAKKTAVIDYAVEELQFHLKLITGCDVPVVKRPQAGQFPIGVGLLPPNVKTSLEVEEGRWVVTPKGIFLYGRDAVNKKALRGGGTARDIAMASKTQAGTLYAVYEFLENALGVHWIEPGLAGITYTPQKVLVLPVSEGQWVPQLVQRHMRTAYKEDLRDRALKEGEVPKDMQFSAKEFEARQLDERVWQKRMRMGSSLDFTYGHAFRKWWAKYGATHPEYFALGKNGKRGPASEKLADRVKMCVSNPALVKQVVKDHYAAGGGLVINACENDSRNFCRCPDCQALDVLLPGEENLDVEDRMLTDRYVHFTNAVLREARAHYDPKARVVFYAYSRYNQPPRRERLDDGVITFLLPNLSETLPEMEAYVRGWKNANATDVYMRTNALCQDTGLPLGFEQHMFGHYQLVNHYLNMKGTDYDTCWGFWPISGMTNYIMARGFYRPERSFADWENEYCGTYGNARDDVKAYQQYWQQIWNDRVMPNLDRITDLTPGMKLLRNKMANLAGLMYREEDFDQTDALLQKALSRDLTASERARVQTLVLANEHSRVTYRATKANGVGSTASAEEKKQTTQALYDFRRQHRLDLNMHWELLFYLENAYADNAGFERLLGTEPARMRAERLREEESVREVRTGNEQPFWIAVNQSTK; encoded by the coding sequence GTGAATTCTCTAAATAAACTCCTGTGCTGCTTGCTGGCAGCCATCTCGCTTGGAACCACCGCGCTGCGGGCGAAAAGTGAAGACCCCACGATCAAGATCAACCCGTCGAGCTGCGTCATCGTGGTGCCGGCCAAAAAAACGGCGGTGATCGACTACGCGGTGGAGGAACTGCAGTTCCACTTGAAGTTGATCACGGGTTGCGACGTGCCCGTGGTGAAGCGCCCCCAAGCGGGACAGTTTCCGATCGGCGTGGGGCTCCTCCCGCCCAACGTGAAGACATCGCTCGAGGTCGAGGAAGGGCGCTGGGTCGTCACACCGAAAGGCATTTTCTTGTATGGGCGGGATGCCGTGAACAAGAAGGCCCTTCGCGGCGGCGGCACGGCGCGCGACATCGCCATGGCGAGCAAGACCCAGGCGGGCACGCTGTATGCCGTTTATGAATTTCTGGAGAACGCCCTCGGGGTGCACTGGATCGAACCGGGTCTCGCCGGCATTACCTACACGCCGCAAAAGGTGCTGGTGCTCCCGGTGAGCGAGGGGCAGTGGGTGCCGCAACTGGTGCAACGCCACATGCGCACCGCGTATAAAGAAGACCTCCGCGATCGCGCGTTAAAGGAAGGCGAAGTGCCGAAGGACATGCAGTTTTCCGCGAAGGAATTTGAGGCGCGTCAGTTGGATGAGCGTGTCTGGCAAAAGCGGATGCGCATGGGCAGCAGCCTCGATTTCACCTACGGCCACGCCTTTCGGAAGTGGTGGGCCAAGTATGGCGCGACGCACCCGGAATATTTTGCGCTCGGCAAAAACGGCAAGCGCGGGCCGGCGTCAGAGAAACTGGCCGATCGGGTGAAGATGTGCGTGAGCAATCCGGCGTTGGTCAAACAGGTCGTGAAGGATCATTACGCGGCGGGCGGCGGGCTGGTCATCAATGCCTGCGAAAACGACAGTCGCAATTTCTGCCGTTGTCCGGACTGCCAGGCGCTCGATGTGCTGCTGCCGGGCGAGGAAAATCTCGACGTCGAGGACCGGATGTTGACCGACCGCTACGTGCATTTCACCAACGCGGTGCTCCGCGAAGCCCGCGCGCATTACGATCCTAAGGCCCGCGTGGTGTTCTATGCCTACAGCCGCTACAATCAGCCGCCCCGGCGGGAGCGCCTGGACGATGGCGTGATTACGTTCCTGCTGCCGAATCTGTCCGAAACCCTGCCGGAGATGGAGGCCTACGTCCGCGGGTGGAAGAATGCCAATGCCACGGATGTTTATATGCGGACCAATGCGCTGTGTCAGGACACGGGTCTGCCGCTCGGTTTTGAGCAGCACATGTTTGGCCACTATCAGCTTGTCAACCACTACCTCAACATGAAGGGCACGGATTATGATACGTGCTGGGGCTTCTGGCCGATTTCAGGCATGACCAATTATATCATGGCGCGTGGTTTTTACCGGCCCGAGCGCTCTTTCGCGGATTGGGAAAACGAATATTGCGGGACTTACGGTAACGCTCGCGACGACGTAAAAGCCTACCAGCAATATTGGCAGCAGATCTGGAACGATCGGGTGATGCCCAACCTCGACCGCATCACCGACCTCACGCCGGGCATGAAGCTATTGCGCAACAAAATGGCGAACCTCGCGGGCTTGATGTATCGGGAAGAGGATTTCGACCAGACGGATGCGCTGCTGCAGAAAGCACTCAGCCGGGACCTGACCGCCAGTGAACGCGCGCGGGTGCAGACGCTGGTGCTGGCCAACGAGCACAGCCGGGTCACTTATCGCGCCACGAAGGCGAATGGCGTGGGCTCGACGGCTTCAGCGGAGGAGAAAAAGCAGACGACCCAGGCCTTATATGATTTCCGCCGGCAGCATCGTCTCGATCTCAATATGCACTGGGAACTCCTGTTCTATCTTGAAAACGCGTATGCCGACAACGCCGGGTTTGAGCGCCTGCTCGGCACCGAGCCGGCGCGGATGCGCGCCGAACGGCTGCGCGAGGAAGAGTCCGTGCGCGAGGTGCGCACCGGCAACGAGCAGCCGTTTTGGATCGCGGTGAACCAATCGACAAAATGA
- a CDS encoding DUF4838 domain-containing protein, with translation MRNDALRTTQRRERRASPIGGWLRAALAIGVGAAGVGSSRAEWVVADEGKPAAVIVTPNHPSAVVRYAAQELVYHLEKATGATLPVITESAAKKTTGGRIYLGDTAAARAAGINVKTLAAEVFTLRTADDALIIAGNDSAGDPLENNTSAGTLFGVYEWLQRDVGVRWLWPGELGTFVPKSDRLAVPAVDATVAPSFIQRRVRPGLTFKNEHPALGFTAKAAAAYAKDQTVFLRRNRLGQSTKMTYGHAFTQWWNNYGTEHPDWFQLVDGKRGPEKPGARFSMCVSNPDLQQQIVDQWVAHGGADRKGRLSFVNAVENDILGQCECDECRAWDGPQPADKDKFYLPNFKVYGARFVSDRYARFALAVQQRAAKHNPNAVVISYAYFNYFQAPTSGVKLNPHILIGLCPSAGWYPRMDDEHAWYKAQWQGWHDTGARLFFRPNYFLDGYCMPFIFAHQFADDFQSTVRNGIIATDFDALTGQWSTQGPNLYLLMRLHTAPTANPDALLAEYYSGFGPAAAEVKAYFDYWERYTMDNRPLINDVFADRVAIRWRTWAKAAHRVFPPDCFAPGEALLAKAAAAAAGDAEARARVTFLQDGLEHAKLSARAAALLTTAEPASTPERGQKALEALLAFRRAHEMEWIGNFNHDAWVEDPSWKLSRETKQEPEYYP, from the coding sequence ATGCGAAATGACGCTTTGCGGACAACACAGCGGCGCGAACGACGTGCGTCGCCGATCGGCGGATGGCTCCGCGCGGCCCTGGCGATCGGGGTGGGTGCGGCGGGCGTGGGCTCGTCGCGCGCGGAATGGGTGGTCGCCGACGAGGGTAAACCCGCGGCAGTGATCGTGACGCCCAATCACCCTTCGGCGGTGGTGCGTTACGCGGCGCAGGAACTCGTCTATCACCTTGAGAAGGCGACGGGCGCGACGCTGCCCGTGATCACGGAGTCAGCCGCGAAAAAGACCACCGGCGGCCGCATTTATCTCGGCGATACTGCGGCGGCGCGCGCGGCGGGGATCAATGTGAAAACGCTGGCGGCCGAAGTGTTCACGCTGCGCACGGCGGACGATGCGCTGATTATTGCGGGCAACGACAGTGCCGGTGATCCGCTCGAGAACAACACGTCGGCGGGCACGTTGTTTGGTGTTTACGAGTGGTTGCAACGCGACGTGGGCGTGCGCTGGCTGTGGCCTGGAGAGCTGGGCACCTTCGTGCCGAAGTCGGACCGGCTGGCGGTGCCGGCGGTCGATGCGACCGTGGCGCCGAGCTTCATCCAACGCCGGGTGCGGCCGGGACTGACCTTCAAGAACGAGCATCCCGCGCTCGGCTTCACGGCGAAGGCGGCAGCGGCGTATGCGAAGGACCAAACCGTTTTCCTCCGCCGCAATCGTTTGGGACAAAGCACGAAGATGACGTATGGGCACGCGTTCACCCAATGGTGGAATAACTACGGCACGGAGCATCCCGACTGGTTTCAACTGGTCGACGGCAAGCGCGGGCCGGAAAAGCCGGGTGCGCGTTTCTCCATGTGCGTCTCGAATCCGGACCTGCAGCAGCAGATCGTGGATCAGTGGGTGGCGCATGGCGGAGCGGATCGCAAGGGGCGGCTGAGCTTCGTCAACGCGGTGGAAAATGACATCCTCGGCCAGTGCGAATGTGACGAGTGTCGGGCGTGGGATGGACCTCAGCCGGCGGACAAGGACAAGTTCTACCTGCCGAATTTCAAGGTGTATGGCGCTCGCTTCGTGTCGGACCGGTATGCGCGATTTGCCCTCGCGGTGCAGCAGCGTGCGGCGAAGCACAACCCCAACGCCGTGGTGATCAGCTATGCGTATTTCAACTATTTCCAGGCGCCGACGTCGGGCGTGAAACTCAACCCGCATATCCTGATCGGACTGTGTCCGTCCGCCGGGTGGTATCCCCGGATGGACGACGAGCACGCTTGGTATAAAGCGCAATGGCAAGGGTGGCACGATACCGGGGCGCGGTTGTTTTTCCGGCCGAATTACTTCCTCGATGGCTACTGCATGCCGTTCATTTTTGCGCATCAGTTCGCCGACGATTTCCAATCCACGGTGCGCAACGGAATCATCGCGACGGACTTTGACGCGTTGACGGGACAGTGGAGCACACAGGGTCCGAACTTGTATCTGCTCATGCGGCTGCACACGGCGCCGACGGCGAATCCGGACGCGTTGCTGGCGGAATACTACTCGGGCTTTGGTCCCGCCGCGGCGGAGGTGAAGGCGTATTTCGACTACTGGGAACGCTACACAATGGACAACCGGCCGTTGATCAACGACGTGTTTGCCGATCGCGTGGCGATTCGTTGGCGCACGTGGGCGAAGGCGGCGCACCGGGTGTTTCCGCCGGACTGTTTTGCGCCGGGCGAGGCGTTGCTGGCCAAAGCGGCCGCCGCGGCGGCGGGCGATGCGGAGGCGCGCGCGCGCGTGACGTTTCTCCAGGACGGACTCGAGCACGCGAAGCTGAGCGCGCGGGCGGCGGCGTTGCTGACGACGGCCGAACCGGCATCGACGCCCGAACGCGGGCAGAAGGCGCTCGAAGCGCTGCTCGCGTTTCGCCGTGCGCACGAGATGGAGTGGATCGGTAACTTCAATCACGACGCCTGGGTGGAAGATCCGAGCTGGAAGCTCTCGCGGGAAACCAAGCAGGAACCGGAGTATTATCCGTGA
- a CDS encoding alpha-galactosidase translates to MSSSTAWRAMLPAVLALAFALVKAAAAPELVTLNFAGGTRVTFETPSPVLGGGEILPDVVFDAQGRGEVAGLQLQRTLEAEPGGYRLKVAVTNRRATAIELGRVTLLRAVGADSVNVAGTTVKAWTVYRLARQKNDVPGPFRPSVWDDASRDAATDSAKAVVGGKPTDDPVEASPMAGPLFHSDPALVIMPDGKAQADLFIGFDGQTRHLNDIELALTSAADALAHLTATAEFDNVRVAPGETRETHWLHLQSGKSCAELLAEHVARIRQAYGGRSSPLRNVFCTWYFYGPEIVADDLRTDLRAMRARPLSFDTFLIDYNWDDNFGDWNADPARFPDGMKAMADEITAAGLAPGIWTCPFIIESNAEVLKKYPDLPLLDRAGQPIEFKTDMGHCYILDPTAPSAETFLTELCHKLTGWGYRYLKFDFLRAVVINENAVFHDRSKNRAQAYRHGLEVLRKAAGEKTVIGVWGGLFEANAGLVDINRSGSDVRGHWDPRAGDAYATRYPVRMRQTFARAIYDEALWTSDQDALQLRRRTTPWRKTKLHLSMGNFTDEEAFSTVVYRFLGGGVVQVSDKLDEVPPDRYALYHAALPTYAPVAQRFYPWAEYLPEYFSSAFQHDGVLPPWVMVSLCNWNGAGEKTLAFKIGDVPHLPPGEVFAAFEYKTQRYLGTFSREDRLSLLLPAHAARVVRLTPLTAEGRYLVGGDLNLSCGMELASADAAHVRLREEVKAPTAHYTFLNWHRGQGEIERVEAQPATGRKL, encoded by the coding sequence GTGAGTTCGTCGACGGCGTGGCGCGCGATGTTGCCGGCGGTGCTCGCGTTGGCGTTTGCTCTCGTAAAGGCGGCGGCGGCGCCGGAGCTCGTGACGCTGAATTTTGCGGGCGGCACCCGCGTGACTTTCGAGACACCGTCACCGGTGCTCGGAGGCGGCGAAATACTGCCGGACGTAGTTTTTGACGCCCAAGGGCGCGGGGAAGTGGCAGGCCTGCAACTGCAGCGGACCCTTGAGGCTGAACCTGGCGGATACCGGTTGAAAGTTGCGGTCACGAATCGGCGCGCGACCGCGATCGAGTTGGGGCGCGTGACCTTGTTGCGGGCGGTCGGTGCCGACAGTGTGAACGTGGCCGGCACGACCGTGAAGGCGTGGACCGTCTATCGTCTCGCGCGACAGAAGAACGACGTGCCCGGGCCGTTTCGACCGTCGGTGTGGGACGACGCCTCGCGCGATGCCGCCACCGACAGTGCGAAGGCCGTGGTGGGCGGCAAGCCGACTGACGACCCCGTGGAAGCGTCGCCGATGGCGGGGCCGCTCTTTCACTCGGATCCGGCGTTGGTGATCATGCCCGACGGGAAAGCGCAGGCGGATCTCTTCATTGGCTTCGATGGCCAGACGCGGCACCTGAACGACATCGAGCTTGCACTCACTTCGGCGGCCGACGCGTTGGCGCACCTGACCGCAACGGCGGAGTTTGACAATGTGCGCGTGGCGCCGGGCGAGACGCGTGAGACGCATTGGCTGCACCTGCAATCGGGGAAGTCGTGCGCAGAACTGCTGGCCGAGCATGTGGCCCGGATTCGTCAGGCTTATGGCGGTCGCAGCTCGCCACTCCGCAATGTGTTTTGCACATGGTATTTTTACGGTCCGGAAATCGTCGCGGACGATTTGCGAACGGATTTGCGCGCGATGCGGGCGCGCCCGCTTTCGTTCGACACCTTCCTGATCGATTACAACTGGGACGACAACTTCGGTGACTGGAATGCGGATCCGGCGCGGTTTCCGGACGGCATGAAAGCGATGGCGGATGAGATCACGGCCGCGGGGCTCGCGCCGGGGATCTGGACGTGTCCCTTTATCATCGAGTCGAACGCGGAGGTGCTGAAAAAATACCCTGATCTCCCGTTGCTGGATCGCGCGGGTCAGCCGATCGAGTTCAAGACGGACATGGGGCATTGCTACATCCTCGATCCGACGGCGCCTTCGGCGGAGACGTTTTTGACCGAGCTGTGTCACAAACTGACCGGCTGGGGTTATCGCTACCTGAAGTTCGATTTCCTTCGCGCCGTCGTGATCAACGAAAACGCGGTCTTTCATGATCGGTCAAAGAACCGGGCGCAGGCGTATCGCCACGGCCTCGAGGTGCTGCGGAAGGCGGCGGGCGAAAAAACGGTGATTGGCGTCTGGGGCGGACTCTTTGAGGCCAACGCGGGTTTGGTGGACATCAATCGTTCCGGGTCGGACGTGCGCGGGCATTGGGACCCGCGGGCCGGCGACGCTTACGCGACGCGTTATCCCGTGCGCATGCGGCAGACGTTCGCGCGGGCGATTTACGACGAAGCGTTGTGGACGAGCGACCAGGACGCACTGCAACTGCGCCGCCGAACGACGCCGTGGCGAAAGACCAAGCTGCATTTGTCGATGGGCAACTTCACGGACGAAGAAGCATTTTCAACGGTGGTGTATCGTTTCCTCGGCGGCGGGGTGGTGCAGGTCTCGGACAAACTCGATGAGGTGCCGCCGGATCGCTACGCGCTCTACCACGCCGCCCTGCCAACCTACGCGCCGGTGGCGCAACGCTTCTATCCCTGGGCCGAGTATTTGCCGGAATATTTTTCGAGTGCGTTTCAACACGACGGCGTGTTGCCGCCGTGGGTGATGGTTTCGCTGTGCAATTGGAATGGCGCGGGCGAGAAGACTCTGGCGTTCAAAATCGGCGATGTGCCGCATCTGCCGCCGGGCGAGGTGTTCGCGGCGTTCGAATACAAGACGCAGCGGTATCTCGGCACGTTTAGCCGCGAGGACCGCCTCAGCCTCTTGCTGCCGGCGCATGCGGCGCGCGTCGTGCGACTCACGCCGTTGACGGCGGAGGGGCGTTACCTCGTGGGCGGCGATTTGAATTTGTCCTGTGGCATGGAGCTGGCGTCGGCCGATGCGGCCCACGTGCGTTTGCGCGAGGAAGTGAAAGCGCCGACGGCGCATTACACGTTTCTGAACTGGCACCGCGGCCAGGGTGAGATCGAGCGCGTCGAGGCGCAGCCGGCCACGGGCCGTAAATTATGA
- a CDS encoding pectate lyase family protein — protein MKTFLLFSLAAGLVLPLHAATQQPATVPGGSAMAFSGFGADTPGGRGGRVIKVTTLAHEGDGSFKAALAAEGRRIIVFEVGGVIDWQGDEVTLENGDVTIAGETAPSPGITIVRGSLTVSTHDVIVRHLHVRVGDGGDLKKAGWQPDSMTTQGPKVKNVLYDHCSSSWSIDENLSVSGPRVKNGTSSFVTIRNCIIAEALNNSTHPKGPHSKGTLIHDFTHDVAIVGNLYAHDYNRNPYLKPNTTVFMANNVIYDPGNGAIHFAWVPDEYKVISDPMLPSQMTAIANLYRMGASTHAGLKMFTCSKDAVMGTAKLYQRDSRVYGKDGELLWDGAVATERSQIVPEVTVVDQPMLEPKGFTPLPVALTEAFVLKNAGARPKDRDRVDQRIVNDYLARKGRVIDSQDEVGGYPDYAPTRRKLVVPETSAEVDAWLAAYRQEVEY, from the coding sequence ATGAAAACGTTCCTCCTCTTCTCCCTCGCGGCCGGGCTGGTGCTGCCTCTGCACGCGGCGACTCAGCAACCGGCCACGGTGCCCGGCGGAAGCGCGATGGCCTTCAGCGGCTTCGGCGCCGATACGCCCGGCGGGCGGGGCGGGCGCGTGATCAAAGTCACGACCCTGGCCCACGAGGGTGACGGATCGTTCAAGGCGGCGCTCGCGGCCGAGGGCCGGCGCATCATCGTGTTTGAAGTCGGTGGCGTGATCGATTGGCAAGGCGACGAGGTCACCTTGGAAAATGGCGATGTCACCATTGCGGGAGAGACGGCGCCGTCACCCGGCATCACGATCGTCCGCGGCAGCCTGACGGTATCGACGCACGACGTGATCGTGCGGCACCTGCACGTGCGGGTGGGCGACGGCGGCGACTTGAAGAAGGCGGGCTGGCAGCCGGACTCGATGACCACGCAGGGGCCGAAGGTGAAGAACGTCCTCTACGATCACTGCTCGTCGTCGTGGTCGATCGACGAAAATCTCTCGGTCTCGGGTCCGCGCGTCAAAAATGGCACGTCGAGTTTCGTGACGATTCGCAACTGCATCATCGCGGAGGCGTTGAATAATTCCACGCACCCGAAGGGACCTCATTCGAAGGGGACGTTGATCCATGACTTCACGCATGACGTGGCGATTGTCGGGAATCTTTACGCGCATGACTACAATCGGAATCCGTATCTAAAGCCCAACACCACGGTGTTCATGGCCAACAACGTGATCTATGATCCGGGCAACGGTGCGATCCACTTCGCCTGGGTGCCCGACGAATATAAAGTGATTTCCGATCCGATGCTCCCGTCGCAAATGACCGCGATCGCCAACCTCTATCGGATGGGTGCGTCGACCCACGCGGGGTTGAAGATGTTTACGTGTTCGAAGGATGCGGTGATGGGCACCGCCAAATTGTATCAGCGCGACAGCCGCGTTTACGGTAAAGATGGCGAACTGCTCTGGGACGGAGCGGTGGCGACCGAACGCAGCCAGATCGTGCCCGAAGTGACCGTGGTCGATCAACCGATGCTTGAACCGAAGGGTTTCACCCCGCTGCCGGTGGCGTTGACAGAGGCGTTCGTGTTGAAGAACGCCGGGGCGCGCCCGAAAGACCGCGATCGCGTCGATCAACGCATCGTCAACGACTACCTCGCGCGCAAGGGGCGGGTGATCGATTCGCAGGATGAGGTCGGCGGTTATCCGGACTACGCGCCTACGCGTCGGAAATTAGTGGTGCCGGAAACTTCGGCCGAAGTGGACGCGTGGCTCGCCGCCTACCGTCAGGAGGTCGAGTATTGA
- a CDS encoding TIM-barrel domain-containing protein translates to MKKSWFAQAWWLVAGLMSAGHVWAGITLTESPHDFRCANGETVLIIEREPWRLRIATAHDETRVADADAPALKIGDAWVALARADSAKAESADVVRVAASLANGARATAEVRPYGANGFRVIVRAADGGVTGVRGATMLHPMEEIYGFGEMWNGHVAQRGQAFDLWDIGGTPDECAYMPYYVSTRNYAFLLNYGGRVHFDVGQRRADQLTYEAPAGELDLTFVAGDSIATTVRHFLTEAGLPQRPPRWTFQPWFWLMADPSQPGAKIDTLKGEHFIEMVDKLHAMGLPIGATWFEPPWQDARSSFKPNPAFSADLKGLIAQLRAKGVRSLAWTVPYTTDKASNWKEAVAKGYLAQKPDGDTSGGDVKITASGELEGKYYNAIDFFNPAAAKWWEAQIDRALDLGLAGFKLDAGQDLPEDARLFGGREGRDVHNSYALEFNKVFFEALQKRLGDDFLMVPRAAWVGSGAYTNFKWPGDLAGSFANNGLPSSVYSSLSLAFCGLPFLSTDIGGFENQPAPEDAWLRWAQFGAMLPGMQTLHMPWWYSEEAQTHFRYLAWLHTDLTPLWMSLAHEAAATGAPVCRPLVWSFQDDMATWRVDDEFTVGTSLLVAPMLNMNPDRKVYLPAGRWFDFWDENESYQGPVTIDWFKGWFVKDKFPLFVREGAIIPMEIANDVTGFGTAASKGYVTLAIWPKAGGQSEFVLHDTEGPVRITTDARQANAFVVGWDATKRNHLLRIHDADAHRPVSVTADGAKLAAFDTLAAFQAGGEGWFYDATKRNIWVRKHNSGAAGAVSLTWAPAATTEDKR, encoded by the coding sequence ATGAAGAAATCCTGGTTCGCGCAGGCGTGGTGGCTCGTCGCCGGCCTGATGAGCGCGGGGCACGTGTGGGCGGGAATCACGCTGACGGAAAGTCCGCACGACTTTCGCTGTGCGAACGGGGAAACCGTGCTCATCATCGAGCGCGAACCATGGCGGCTGCGGATCGCCACCGCGCACGATGAAACACGAGTCGCGGACGCGGACGCGCCGGCGCTGAAGATCGGCGACGCGTGGGTGGCATTGGCCCGTGCCGACAGCGCAAAGGCGGAGTCCGCGGACGTCGTGCGGGTGGCGGCGAGCCTCGCCAACGGGGCGCGCGCGACGGCCGAAGTGCGGCCGTATGGTGCGAACGGGTTTCGCGTGATCGTGCGGGCGGCGGACGGCGGCGTCACGGGCGTGCGCGGGGCGACGATGTTGCACCCGATGGAAGAAATCTACGGCTTCGGGGAGATGTGGAATGGCCACGTCGCGCAGCGCGGCCAGGCGTTTGATTTGTGGGACATCGGCGGCACGCCGGATGAATGCGCGTATATGCCGTATTACGTTTCGACGCGAAACTACGCATTTTTGCTGAACTACGGCGGGCGCGTGCATTTCGACGTGGGGCAACGCCGCGCGGACCAGCTCACCTACGAAGCACCCGCCGGCGAACTCGATCTCACCTTCGTCGCGGGCGATAGCATCGCCACGACCGTGCGGCATTTTCTCACCGAGGCGGGTTTGCCGCAACGGCCGCCGCGCTGGACGTTTCAGCCCTGGTTCTGGTTGATGGCCGATCCCAGCCAGCCGGGCGCGAAGATCGATACGCTCAAGGGAGAACATTTCATTGAGATGGTCGATAAGCTGCACGCGATGGGCCTACCGATCGGCGCGACTTGGTTTGAGCCACCGTGGCAGGATGCGCGGTCGTCGTTTAAACCGAATCCCGCGTTCAGTGCGGATCTGAAAGGATTGATCGCGCAATTGCGGGCCAAGGGCGTCCGTTCGCTGGCGTGGACGGTGCCGTATACGACGGACAAAGCCTCCAATTGGAAAGAGGCGGTGGCCAAGGGCTATCTCGCGCAAAAGCCGGATGGCGACACGAGCGGCGGAGACGTGAAGATCACGGCTTCGGGCGAACTCGAAGGAAAATACTACAACGCGATCGACTTCTTTAATCCCGCGGCGGCGAAATGGTGGGAGGCGCAGATTGATCGCGCTCTCGATCTCGGTCTGGCGGGCTTCAAACTCGATGCCGGCCAGGATTTGCCGGAAGATGCGCGGTTGTTCGGCGGCCGCGAGGGGCGCGACGTCCACAACTCGTATGCGTTGGAATTTAACAAAGTGTTTTTCGAAGCGCTGCAAAAGCGGTTGGGCGACGATTTTTTGATGGTGCCGCGCGCGGCGTGGGTCGGTTCGGGAGCCTACACGAATTTCAAGTGGCCGGGCGACCTCGCGGGGTCGTTCGCGAACAACGGCCTGCCGTCGTCGGTGTATTCGTCGCTCTCGCTGGCGTTCTGCGGCCTGCCGTTTCTTTCGACGGACATCGGCGGATTCGAGAATCAACCCGCGCCGGAGGACGCCTGGCTGCGGTGGGCCCAGTTTGGCGCGATGCTCCCCGGGATGCAGACGTTGCACATGCCGTGGTGGTATTCGGAGGAAGCGCAAACACACTTCCGCTACCTCGCGTGGCTGCACACGGATCTGACCCCGTTGTGGATGAGTCTCGCGCATGAAGCCGCGGCCACGGGGGCGCCGGTGTGCCGGCCGCTCGTGTGGTCGTTTCAGGACGACATGGCCACGTGGCGGGTCGATGACGAGTTTACGGTGGGCACCTCGCTGCTGGTGGCGCCGATGCTCAATATGAATCCGGACCGCAAGGTCTACCTGCCGGCGGGGCGCTGGTTCGATTTTTGGGATGAAAATGAGAGCTACCAAGGCCCGGTGACCATCGACTGGTTCAAGGGCTGGTTTGTGAAGGACAAGTTTCCGTTGTTCGTGCGCGAAGGAGCCATCATTCCGATGGAGATCGCCAACGACGTGACGGGGTTTGGCACGGCCGCCTCAAAGGGCTACGTGACCTTGGCGATCTGGCCGAAGGCGGGCGGGCAGAGCGAATTCGTGTTGCACGACACCGAAGGACCGGTGCGGATCACGACCGATGCCCGGCAGGCGAACGCGTTCGTCGTGGGCTGGGACGCGACGAAGCGCAACCATCTGCTGCGCATCCACGACGCCGATGCGCACCGGCCGGTGAGCGTGACCGCGGATGGAGCGAAATTGGCGGCGTTCGACACGCTGGCTGCGTTTCAGGCCGGCGGCGAAGGTTGGTTCTACGACGCCACGAAACGGAATATCTGGGTGCGGAAGCATAACAGCGGCGCGGCCGGAGCGGTGAGCCTTACGTGGGCGCCGGCAGCGACGACGGAGGACAAACGATGA